The following nucleotide sequence is from Planctomycetota bacterium.
CCAGCCAGTACGCCAGGTAGGTGAAGGCCGGAAGTTCGAAGAAGACGGGGTAAAAGAGCACCGGCATCATGAGAATCAGGCGGGCCCGCGGGAAGAGCAGGAAATACGCCCCCATGACGCCGGAAATGGCTCCCGAGGCGCCGATCGTGGGAACGGTCGAGCCCGCGTTGAACAGGCAATGCACGATTCCCGCCGCCAGGCCGCACAGGAAGTAGAAAACGAGGAATCGCCGTGTTCCCATCCGGTCCTCGACGTTGTCCCCGAAGATCCAGAGCGTCCACAGGTTCCCCAGCACGTGCATCCAGCCTCCGTGCAGGAACATGTGCGTGACCAGGGATCCCCAGCGCTCCGGTTCCTCCGCCAGACGGGCCGGCACCACTCCGAGCAGGCGGAAGACCCGCTCCAGCGTCTCCTCCGGCAGCGCCAGCTCGACGAGGAAGACCGCCGCATTGACCACGATGAGCCCCAGGACCGCCACCGGCGGATGGCGGCCGGGCACGGTGTCCTGCAACGGCAACATGTTCCCCGCGAGCGGCGGAGCAACCCTCGTGCCAAAGAGCCGCCGCCTTGGAAGAGAGGGCGGGGGTCCTGTCAGTTTGGCGGGCGATCGGGGATCGCTGTAACCTTCCGGTCCCCGATGTCGTAGATGGGGGTGACCCTAGGTGAAGCGCCGGCCGCTGCCCCGGCGGGCGCTTTCCGAAACCCGTTCCCGGCCAGGCGCCGCCCGGCGCCTGGTCTGGCGGCCCGCGGATGCTGGTATATCCCCCCTCGACCCCCGCGGGTCGCTCTATCGGCGGGGCCGCTGGAGGGGGGAGAAAGGGGGAAGAGGCGTCATGGAAAGCATGGGATTCGGCACGATCGGATGCGATCCCGGCGCGGAGGACGTTCGGGCGCTGGAGGTCCTGCGGGCCGAGCGGCGGCGGCTGGCCGACCTGGCCGCCCGCTACAGCGCCTTCGGGTTCGAAAGCCTGGCCCGGGAGTGCAAAGCCCGGCTGGCCGACCTCCGGCATGAGATCCGCCGGCGGTGCCGCGAGCTCGGAAAGCAAGCGATTTGAGGCCGGACTCGATACAATGAGGGCGCATGAGGGACCATGACACCCAGATGATGGGAGCGCAGATCCGCTTCCAGACCACCCAGTGGACCCTCGTGCGCGCCTCCGAAGACCTCAAAGCGCTGGACGATCTCATTTCGATCTACTGGAAGCCGCTCTACTTCTACGTTCGCCAGCGGGGATATTCGAACGAAGCCGCCAAGGACATCGTCCAGGAGTTTCTGACCGGCCTCCTCGAGCGCGGGGCGATCGGCCGGGCGGATCCCTCGCGGGGGCGGTTCCGGACGTTCCTTCTGACGTCCCTTTCCCGGTTCCTTCAGGACTGGGCCAAGGCGGCCGGGCGGCAGAAGCGCGGCGCCGGCCAGACGATTCTGTCCCTGGACTTCGCCGCCGGCGAGCGGGAGTATGCGCTCCAGGTGGCGGCCGGGGAACCGCCCGAGCGGGTGCTTCACCGGGCCTGGGCCCGGAGCCTGTGGGAGCGTTCGCTGGCGCAGCTGAAGGCGGAGCCGGCGCACCGGGAGGCGTTCCGGCTGTATCTGGCCGACGCGGATTACAAGACCATCTGCGCCCGCACGGGGCTTTCGGAGGCGGCCGCGAAAACCGCCGTTCACCGGCTCAAGGCGCAGCTTCGCGAGATCGTGCTCGGTCACATCCGCCGCACGGTTTCGAGCGAGGAAGAGGTCCGGGCGGAGCTTGCGGAGTTCCTGGCCCTTATGCGCTGAGGGGCGCGCTCCGGCGCTCCCAGGTTCCGCAGCAGCGGTTCCAGTTCCTCCATCGGCAGGCCGATGACGTTCGTCACCGAGCCCTCGACCCGCTCGATCAGGGGATCCCGTCCGGGCTTGAGGGCGTACCCGCCGGCGAAACGCGTGGGATCGGTGCGGGCCAGGATTTTCTCGAGCGGGGGATTTTGCCGCACCGTGACGCGGGAGCGGACGAAGCGCTCGATGCGGAAGCGGTTTTTCTGGAGCACGACGCCCGTGCCGATGAAGTGCGTCCGGCCGGCCAGCGCCTGAAAGAGCCGCCGGGCGGCCTCCCGGCTGCGGGGCTTCCCGTAGAGCCGTCCTCGGAACTCCATCATCGTGTCGGCGGCCAGGACCCAGGTGTTCGGAAAGCGCCGCGCGACGGCCTGCGCCTTCCGGCGCGCGTTGGCCAGGCAGGTGGCGCGGAGCGTCGCGCGCCGCACCTCGCGGACGCCGGAAGGGACGACCTTGAAGCGGTAGCCCCGCAGGAGTTTTCGCCGTGCGGGCGAAGCCGAAGCCAGGATGAACATGGCGGGGATTCTACCATCGGAGGCTCGATTCCGCGCCTTTCGGCGGGTATGCTGGCGGGGCATGGCGCTCCGGTATCGAATTCTCCAGTCGCCCATGGCCGGCTGCACGGATCTCGCGTTCCGGCGGATCGCCCGCCGGTTCGGCTGCCAGATGGCGTTCACGGAGATGGTCAAGGACCGTCCGGTCGTGGAGGGGAGCGGGCGGACCTTCGAGATGCTTCGGACGGCCGACTGGGACCATCCGCTCGGAATGCAGCTGGTGGGGCGCGACCCGAACCTCATGGCGGAGGCGGCCCGGCGGCTCGAGGGGCTCGGGGCGGATCTCATCGACGTGAATCTCGGCTGTCCGGTGCCCAAGGTGGTCAACGCCGGCTGCGGCGCGGCGCTTCTGAAGGAGCCCGAGCAGGTGGGCCGGATTCTCGAGGCCATGATCCGGGCGGTGCGGGTGCCCGTGACGATCAAGATGCGCACGGGCTTCGACGAGGGGGACGACGAGCGCTTCTACCGCATCCTCCGGATCGCTTCCTCGTGCGGGGTGGCCGCGATCACGGTTCACGGCCGCACCCGCGAGCAGATGTACCGGGGGCAGGCGAATCTCGAGACGATCCGGAGGGCCAAGGAGGCGGCGACCGTGCCGGTGATCGGCAACGGCGACATCCGCGGCGGAGCGGACGCGAAGCGCATGTTCGAGGCGACGGGCTGCGACGGGGTGATGGTGGCCCGGGGGGCGTTGGGAAATCCCTGGATCTACCGGGAGATCGAGCAGTATCTGGCGACGGGGACGCTTCCTCCGCCGCCGACGCCGGCGGAGCGGGCGGCGGTGCTTCGCGATCACTTCGCCTGCCAGCGGGAGCTGTACGGGGACGCGCTGGCCTGCCGGCTGATCCGGCGGGTGATCCACTGGTTCGTCAAGGGCGCCTCGGGGTCCGCCGCGCTGCGCGAGAAGGGGAACCGGATCGAGTCTCCCGAGGAGTTCGAGGCGCTGGCGGCCGAGTTCGAGCGGTCCGAACTCGAGGAAGCGGTCGGGAACGTCTAGGACCCGTCAGTCCGTCAGGCGCGGGTTGTAGGGGACCTGAGGCCGCTCCACGACTTCGACGGTTTCGTACTCCTTGACCTGGTCGGAGTTGAACTCCTTGCCGCACTCGTAGCTGGTGCAGCGGTACTCCTTGACGTCGGCGGCGCTGAAGACGTTGATTTCGTTCTTCTTGACGCGGTTGCCGCCGCAGAAGGGGCACTTGGCGCGCTTCCAGTACTTCTTGGGCGTTTCCGCGGCGGAGGCCGCTTCGACCTTCTGTCCGGCCTCGTTGACGACGACCTTCCGGGGCTTGATCCTACCGGCGGCTTCGTCCTTGCAGCGATGGCAATACTTGCCGAAAGCCTTGTGACCGCAGGGGAACTTCTGCTTCTGCCGGCGCGACTTGTGGGCCATGAATGCTCCTTCCCGTGGGGGTAAACCGGGGATATACATTTAGCCGCTCGGGCGCGGCATTGCAACGCAAAAGAGAAGGGCGGATTATCCCTCGATCGCCAGTTTGACCCGGCGGATGACGAGCGAGATGAAAAAGACCGCCGCGATGACGCCCCAAAGCCCCCAGGCGTGGCCGAAGACCGCCGGAAGAAAAAAGACGACCCCGATCACCCCGAGGGCGAGCGTCCGTATCACGTGCGCCCGCATCGGCTGCCCGCGGAAGAACGCCAGCCAGGCCAGGAAGTAGAGCGCGGCCAGGCCCGCCCCCGCGTACGCGGCATATTCGCCCCGCGCGGCCTGCCGGCGCTCCTCGGCGGTCTTCCAGGAGGCCGGGCCGCGGGCGGAAAGAACGGCGGCCTTGAGGTCCAGCCGCGCTTCCTTCTCCAGCGGCTCGGGAGCGAAGACGAGAAGGATCGCGCTTTTGGGCTGCAGAGGCAGGGCCACGGCGATTCCGAAGCAGGGCATCCCTTCGCGGACGAACCGGACCTCCGCGCCGTCCACGGAGAACTCGCTCCACGATTCCTTCCGGGCGCGCGCCTCCGCGTCCGGCGGCAGGAGGGCCATCTTCGCGAGCGTCTTGGGAAGGATCGGCTCGTCCGGGTCCAGCATCCGGTCTCCGGGGATGATCGCGAACCACACCCGTTCCCAGTCCGCCGGTCCGGCCGGGCGTTCCCAGAGCGAGAGGTACACCCGGTCCTTGCCCGGCCGGTACCCGCGCGGCAGCGTGACCTGAAGCGGAGGATCGGAGTGCGTCACCGTGATGGGTCCGCCGTCCGGCTCCTGAAGTCCGGCGACGAGAAGAACGGCCAGGATCGGATTCATGCGCTCCCCCGGTCGAGCACCGGTGTCCGCCCTCATTCTACCATGGGGGCCGCCCTCGGCGTGTCCGGGAAAGGCGTTGTCCCGCCGCACGGAGCGGTGGTATCCTGCGGGGGTGGGCAAAGCTCTCCGGGGAGGCGCGGCGCTCGCGGCGGCGCTTCTGGCCGGCTGCGCCCGGCCGGCCCCGGGCCCGCCGCCGGCCGAACTCCTGGACCCTGCGCGGTTGAGACGCGAGACCCTCGAGACGCTCGAGGCTCTCGAGCGCGGCTTCTACACTCATTGGGGCGCCGTGGAGCGGACCCGGGAGTTCGCGCGCCTGACGCCGCGCCACGCGCCGGAGCTGCGCCGGGTGGCCGAGGCCAACGTCCCGGCGTCCCTCATGGCGCTTCGGGTCCTGGACCGTCTGGCGCCGCCGGGGGAGTCTTTCGGCGCCGAGGCGCGGGCAATCCTCTACGTCTCCGCGCTCGAGCGGGAAACGAACTTCGCCCGCTGGGGCGCTCCCGCCCCGGACGGGATTCTTCCGGGAATCTACGGCCAGGAATTGATCGCCCTGGGCGGGGCGGCGGCGCCTCATCTCCGGCGGCTTCTGGCGGATCGCCGCCGCGCCCCGGTGCGGGGAGCGGGCTCGGCCGACCGGCGGAACGCCCTCCGCGGCGACCGAGTGTGCGATTACGCGTGGCTCTTCCTGGCGGCGATCCTGGGAAAACCCGTGGTCTACGAGGACGACCCCGACCTCCGGGACGCGCGGATCCGGGCGTTCGATCTCGAGCTCGACCGGGCGGCGCGCGGCCTCAGGCCGGCCCGATGAGATGTTCCACGATGTCGGCGATCTCGCCGACCTTGAAGGGCCGGTTGACCACGACCACCGTGCGCAGGAAGCAGCGGGCGGCGGCGTCTCCTTCGTCTTCGTCGGCGATCAGGATGAGCTTGGGGGGGATCTTCATCGGCCGCAGGTCCGCCAGAAGGTCGTCCATCGACTTCTGGAGGTTCGTCGAGGTGACGACGATGTCGTAGGGACGGTGGCGGAGCCGCTCGCGGGCGTCTTCGGCCCGCGTCCAGGCGCTCACCTCGTATCCGCAGGCCTCCAGGGAATTGCGGATCATGGCGCCTTCGCGGTAGTCCGCGTCCGCGATGAGGACGGACTTGACGCGCGGCTCGGCCGCAGGCGGCTTTTGTTCCATGCCCTTGCTGTCGAAGGTCGTCGAGACTCCCATGTCCGCATCTCCGGCGCTACGCCCGCCGCCGGTCCTCCTCCCAGGGGTCGCCGGCCAGGACGCGCGCGGCCTCGACGACGTCCCGCAGCGCGCAGGGGCGCCGCAGGATCGAGAGGCAGGGAACGGTGTCCAGAGCCTCCCGGTCGCGAAGCTGGCCTTCCTCGGCCAGAATCAGGGCCGGCGGAGGCGCGGGGGCCCGGGCCGCCTCCTCCAGGATCGCCCGCAGAGCGGCTTCTCCCCACCCGGCGGAGGCGATCACGAGATCGTACCGGCGCTCCCGGGTCCGCCGGCGCCCCTCGGCCGGGTCGCGGACGAGATTAAGATAATAACCGCGCTCCTCGAGCGCAAGCCGCATCGCGGATCCCCAGGCTTCGTCCGGCTCGATGATGAGGATCCTCCGCAGGCGGACGCGGCGGGTGGGGGGGCGCCGGTCCAGGGCCGAGTCCATCGCCGTCATATTCCCTCCTCAGGCCCCGCCGGGGGGCCTTCGCGCGCCATGAGGTTGATAACACATGAAACATGGGTTGTCAACCCCGAAGCGCCGGGGCCGGCGGGGGCCTACGTCGACGGCCGCAGCGGAAGCCCGAGCTGCTCGACGACGGCCCGGACGAAATCCGAAACGTCGGCCGTGACGCGGTGGGTGAGGACCGTGCCGCCTTCGCGGAAGTTGATCGACGCGCTGTCGAGATCGTCCAGAAGCAGAAGGAGCCGCGGCCCGCCGGCCCGCTTGCGCAGGGCCTTGAGGATCGTCGCCTGCGCGGAGGGATCCAGCTCGCTCGAGACGCACGCCAGGTCGAACGCCGCGGGGCCCGTCAGGAGGTCCACGACCATCTCGGGCTCCAGGCAATCGGTCACTTTGTAGCCGATCGCCTCCAGCCGCTGCCGCGCCTGATCCACCCACGCGGCGTCCCGATGGGCCAGAAGCACCGAGAGCTGCCGGTGCGAACGCGCGGTTCCCATCCGCCGGAAGTATACCCCCGCCGGGGCGGGGGCGGAAGGGCGCGGCTACGCGGAGGCCGCCGGCGCCCCCTTCTTGCGCGCCTCCCACTGCTCCAGCGTGATGAGGATCTCGCGGGCGTTGGATCCGTTGTGCGGCCCCAGGATCCCCATCTTCGTCATGGCGTCGATGAGCCGCGCGGCCCGCGAGTAGCCGATCGAGAAATGCCTCTGGATGAGCGAGGTCGATCCCCGCCCTTCCGTCAGCACCACGCGCACCGCGTCCTCGAACAGCTCGTCCTCGCAGGTCCCTTCCGCGTCGGCGGCGGTCTTGATCTCCAGAAGCTCCTGATGGTACTCGGGCTTTCCGCGGGAACGCAGGTGCTTGACCAGGCCCCGGATCTCGTCGTCCGAGACGAAGGTGCACTGGCCGCGCACGGGCTCGAACGAGTCGATCATTTTGACGAGCATGTCGCCCTTGCCGAGCAGGCGCTCGGCTCCCTTGCGGTCCAGGATGATCCGGCTCTCGATCTGGCTGGGAACCCGGAAGGCGATCCGCGAGGGCATGTTCGAGCGGATCAGGCCCGTGATGACGTCCGTCGAGGGCCGCTGCGTCGCCACGACCAGGTGGATGCCGATCGCCCGCGCCTTCTGGGCCAGCCGCACGATCGAGAACTCCACCTCCTTGCGGCCCGTCAGCATCAGATCCGCCAGCTCGTCGATGATCGCCACGATGTAGGGCATGTGCGACGGGAACGTCTCCGCCTCCGCCTCGGGCACCCCGGCCTCCGCCAGCCGCTCCCGGATCTTCTTGCCGCCCATCTTGTTGAACTTGTCGATCGACGTCGCCCCGACCCGGGACAGGATCGAGTACCGCTCGTCCATCTCCTTGACCAGCCAGTCGAGCACGAGCCCGGCCTTCTTCGAGTCCACCACCACCGGGGCCCACAGGTGCGGGATGTCCGCGAACGTGGTCAGCTCCACCTGCTTGGGGTCGATCAGGATGAGCTTCATTTCGTCCCAGGACATCGAGACGACCAGGCTCGTGATGATCGACTTCAGGCACACGGACTTGCCGCTGCCCGTCGTGCCGCCGATGAGCAGGTGCGGAAGCTCCGTGAGGCTCCGCACGATCGGCTCGCCCCCGTTAGTCTTGCCCAGGATCATCGGAAGCGGAATCTTCCGCAGATCCGCGTACCCGCGGTCCAGGAACTCGCGGATGCGCACGGTGTTGGGGAAGGGGTTGGGGACCTCGATGCCCACGGTGCCCTTGCCCGGCAGCGGCGCCACGATGCGCACCGCCAGCGTGGCCAGACGCATCGTGATCTCCTCCTGGCGGGCGGTCACGGCGTGGATCTGCTGGCCCGGGGCGAGCTGCACCTCGTAGGTCGTCACCGCCGGTCCGATTTCGTAGTTGACGACCTGGCCTTCGATGCCGTACTCCCGCAGCGCCGCCTCCAGGACCAGCATCCGGTCCTTGATTTCCTTCTCGCTGATGCCGTGGATCTGCTCGACCTTGGATTCGAAGAGGTCGATCGGGGGCTGTTCGTAGGAGCCCGCCTTCTTGGGGTCATACTGCGCGGCCACGGCCTTGAGGGCGTCCGCTTCGACCGGCTTGGGCCCCTTGGGGGCGGGAAGGGCCGCCGGACGGGCCGGCGCGGGAGCGGCGGCCGCCGCCGCGTGAGCGGCCCGGTCCTGCGCCGTAAGCTTGACCGTGGGCGTCGCCGGGGCCGGAGCCGGGACGGGCGCGGGCGCAGGCGCAGGCGGGGGCGCCGCGGGGGCGGCCATGCGGCGGGCCAGCTCCGCCTTGGCGCGCTCCATTGCCTGCCGGTGCGCCTCGGCGTGGCGCCGGGAGCGCTCTTCGGCCGAATAATAGTGAAAGACCCGTCCGGCCAGCGCCCGGGCGCCCCGCGCCGCCCGCAGCACCGCCGTGTAGATCATCCAGTCCGTGGACAGCACCAGGGACACCGCCAGGGCCAGCGCCACCGCCAGCCACGCGCCCGCCGTCCCCAGATGCGCCACGAGCGCCAGCTCGAACGCCTTCCCGTAGGCGCCGCCCAGGCCCGGCGCCGCGCCTTCCAATCCGAAGGCCGCCGCGCCCGCCACGCCCTGAAGCGACAGGAAGGTCGCCGCGGCGAACACCGACACCGCCACCG
It contains:
- the dusB gene encoding tRNA dihydrouridine synthase DusB, with translation MALRYRILQSPMAGCTDLAFRRIARRFGCQMAFTEMVKDRPVVEGSGRTFEMLRTADWDHPLGMQLVGRDPNLMAEAARRLEGLGADLIDVNLGCPVPKVVNAGCGAALLKEPEQVGRILEAMIRAVRVPVTIKMRTGFDEGDDERFYRILRIASSCGVAAITVHGRTREQMYRGQANLETIRRAKEAATVPVIGNGDIRGGADAKRMFEATGCDGVMVARGALGNPWIYREIEQYLATGTLPPPPTPAERAAVLRDHFACQRELYGDALACRLIRRVIHWFVKGASGSAALREKGNRIESPEEFEALAAEFERSELEEAVGNV
- a CDS encoding DNA translocase FtsK 4TM domain-containing protein, whose product is MGTKKTSEALAARVPLREKAKELGGLFFFLAAMFVFISLASYDAGDIAEVKYPPNAPLRNKGGAIGARVAHALLSNLGLAAYVLVFFVGFWSFRVFFRRKLEGIYVKLVAVAVSVFAAATFLSLQGVAGAAAFGLEGAAPGLGGAYGKAFELALVAHLGTAGAWLAVALALAVSLVLSTDWMIYTAVLRAARGARALAGRVFHYYSAEERSRRHAEAHRQAMERAKAELARRMAAPAAPPPAPAPAPVPAPAPATPTVKLTAQDRAAHAAAAAAPAPARPAALPAPKGPKPVEADALKAVAAQYDPKKAGSYEQPPIDLFESKVEQIHGISEKEIKDRMLVLEAALREYGIEGQVVNYEIGPAVTTYEVQLAPGQQIHAVTARQEEITMRLATLAVRIVAPLPGKGTVGIEVPNPFPNTVRIREFLDRGYADLRKIPLPMILGKTNGGEPIVRSLTELPHLLIGGTTGSGKSVCLKSIITSLVVSMSWDEMKLILIDPKQVELTTFADIPHLWAPVVVDSKKAGLVLDWLVKEMDERYSILSRVGATSIDKFNKMGGKKIRERLAEAGVPEAEAETFPSHMPYIVAIIDELADLMLTGRKEVEFSIVRLAQKARAIGIHLVVATQRPSTDVITGLIRSNMPSRIAFRVPSQIESRIILDRKGAERLLGKGDMLVKMIDSFEPVRGQCTFVSDDEIRGLVKHLRSRGKPEYHQELLEIKTAADAEGTCEDELFEDAVRVVLTEGRGSTSLIQRHFSIGYSRAARLIDAMTKMGILGPHNGSNAREILITLEQWEARKKGAPAASA
- a CDS encoding rhomboid family intramembrane serine protease — protein: MLPLQDTVPGRHPPVAVLGLIVVNAAVFLVELALPEETLERVFRLLGVVPARLAEEPERWGSLVTHMFLHGGWMHVLGNLWTLWIFGDNVEDRMGTRRFLVFYFLCGLAAGIVHCLFNAGSTVPTIGASGAISGVMGAYFLLFPRARLILMMPVLFYPVFFELPAFTYLAYWLATQILSGTVTTLLAPEQTGGVAWWAHVGGFAAGVCLHRFFIRRGRSWRRYEPDEFWIEGAWTYVPRRPRRTIWE
- a CDS encoding Maf family protein is translated as MFILASASPARRKLLRGYRFKVVPSGVREVRRATLRATCLANARRKAQAVARRFPNTWVLAADTMMEFRGRLYGKPRSREAARRLFQALAGRTHFIGTGVVLQKNRFRIERFVRSRVTVRQNPPLEKILARTDPTRFAGGYALKPGRDPLIERVEGSVTNVIGLPMEELEPLLRNLGAPERAPQRIRARNSASSARTSSSLETVRRM
- a CDS encoding sigma-70 family RNA polymerase sigma factor, which codes for MRDHDTQMMGAQIRFQTTQWTLVRASEDLKALDDLISIYWKPLYFYVRQRGYSNEAAKDIVQEFLTGLLERGAIGRADPSRGRFRTFLLTSLSRFLQDWAKAAGRQKRGAGQTILSLDFAAGEREYALQVAAGEPPERVLHRAWARSLWERSLAQLKAEPAHREAFRLYLADADYKTICARTGLSEAAAKTAVHRLKAQLREIVLGHIRRTVSSEEEVRAELAEFLALMR